The proteins below are encoded in one region of Helicoverpa zea isolate HzStark_Cry1AcR chromosome 21, ilHelZeax1.1, whole genome shotgun sequence:
- the LOC124640801 gene encoding arfaptin-2 isoform X2 yields MSKWQSERSIHEMLKDTPPLRESSDSITSGTEAKFPTSRSMPFPPAYAPPDVSQNGTGSGTLLRSGSSKLDAIRNWGVSTYKCTKQILYEKLGKSSRTVDTELEAQIEMLRETQRKYAGVLRLSGALTAQLGAAAATQRALGEAFADLAQKSPELQNQFLYNADTQRTLTRNGETLLAALHFFNNSLNTLTNKTIEDTLLTIRQYEAARVEYDAYRSELEASGGNPPELLLASIARRRRSYERLRDDSAVKLKLLHENRVKVMNKQLLLFHNAVSAYFSGNNVALEAAVRHFNVLPPAAPAPAPATAPAAHAPPATG; encoded by the exons ATGTCTAAATG GCAGTCGGAGCGCAGCATCCACGAGATGTTGAAGGACACTCCGCCGCTGCGCGAGTCCAGCGACTCCATCACATCGGGCACCGAGGCCAAGTTCCCCACGTCGCGGTCCATGCCTTTCCCGCCAGCCTACG CTCCCCCAGATGTATCACAGAATGGAACAGGCTCGGGCACATTGCTGCGCTCGGGGTCAAGCAAGCTGGACGCTATCCGCAACTGGGGTGTCTCCACATACAAGTGCACCAAGCAGATACTGTATGAAAAGCTCGGCAAGAGCTCACGCACTGTTGACACTG AGCTGGAGGCGCAGATCGAGATGCTGCGCGAGACGCAGCGCAAGTACGCGGGCGTGCTGCGGCTGTCGGGCGCGCTGACGGCGCAGCTCGGCGCCGCGGCCGCCACGCAGCGCGCGCTGGGCGAGGCCTTCGCCGACCTCGCGCAGAAGTCGCCCGAGCTGCAGAACCA GTTCCTGTACAACGCGGACACGCAGCGCACGCTGACGCGGAACGGCGAGACGCTGCTGGCGGCGCTACACTTCTTCAACAACTCGCTCAACACGCTCACCAACAAGACCATCGAGGACACGCTGCTCACCATCCGCCAGTACGAGGCCGCCAG GGTGGAGTACGACGCGTACCGCAGCGAGCTGGAGGCGAGCGGCGGCAACCCGCCCGAGCTGCTGCTGGCCAGCatcgcgcgccgccgccgctcctACGAGCGTCTGCGCGACGACTCCGCCGTCAAGCTCAAGCTGCTGCACGAGAACAGG GTGAAGGTGATGAACAAGCAGCTGCTGCTGTTCCACAACGCGGTGTCGGCGTACTTCAGCGGCAACAACGTGGCGCTGGAGGCCGCCGTGCGGCACTTCAACGTGCTGCcccccgccgcccccgcgcccgCCCCCGCCACCGCCCCCGCCGCCCACGCGCCGCCCGCCACCGGCTAG
- the LOC124640801 gene encoding arfaptin-2 isoform X1 translates to MFVLVSWRVGRSSGCRNAMLPCRQSERSIHEMLKDTPPLRESSDSITSGTEAKFPTSRSMPFPPAYAPPDVSQNGTGSGTLLRSGSSKLDAIRNWGVSTYKCTKQILYEKLGKSSRTVDTELEAQIEMLRETQRKYAGVLRLSGALTAQLGAAAATQRALGEAFADLAQKSPELQNQFLYNADTQRTLTRNGETLLAALHFFNNSLNTLTNKTIEDTLLTIRQYEAARVEYDAYRSELEASGGNPPELLLASIARRRRSYERLRDDSAVKLKLLHENRVKVMNKQLLLFHNAVSAYFSGNNVALEAAVRHFNVLPPAAPAPAPATAPAAHAPPATG, encoded by the exons ATGTTTGTATTGGTATCGTGGCGCGTGGGCCGTTCGAGTGGGTGTCGTAACGCAATGTTACCGTGCAGGCAGTCGGAGCGCAGCATCCACGAGATGTTGAAGGACACTCCGCCGCTGCGCGAGTCCAGCGACTCCATCACATCGGGCACCGAGGCCAAGTTCCCCACGTCGCGGTCCATGCCTTTCCCGCCAGCCTACG CTCCCCCAGATGTATCACAGAATGGAACAGGCTCGGGCACATTGCTGCGCTCGGGGTCAAGCAAGCTGGACGCTATCCGCAACTGGGGTGTCTCCACATACAAGTGCACCAAGCAGATACTGTATGAAAAGCTCGGCAAGAGCTCACGCACTGTTGACACTG AGCTGGAGGCGCAGATCGAGATGCTGCGCGAGACGCAGCGCAAGTACGCGGGCGTGCTGCGGCTGTCGGGCGCGCTGACGGCGCAGCTCGGCGCCGCGGCCGCCACGCAGCGCGCGCTGGGCGAGGCCTTCGCCGACCTCGCGCAGAAGTCGCCCGAGCTGCAGAACCA GTTCCTGTACAACGCGGACACGCAGCGCACGCTGACGCGGAACGGCGAGACGCTGCTGGCGGCGCTACACTTCTTCAACAACTCGCTCAACACGCTCACCAACAAGACCATCGAGGACACGCTGCTCACCATCCGCCAGTACGAGGCCGCCAG GGTGGAGTACGACGCGTACCGCAGCGAGCTGGAGGCGAGCGGCGGCAACCCGCCCGAGCTGCTGCTGGCCAGCatcgcgcgccgccgccgctcctACGAGCGTCTGCGCGACGACTCCGCCGTCAAGCTCAAGCTGCTGCACGAGAACAGG GTGAAGGTGATGAACAAGCAGCTGCTGCTGTTCCACAACGCGGTGTCGGCGTACTTCAGCGGCAACAACGTGGCGCTGGAGGCCGCCGTGCGGCACTTCAACGTGCTGCcccccgccgcccccgcgcccgCCCCCGCCACCGCCCCCGCCGCCCACGCGCCGCCCGCCACCGGCTAG
- the LOC124640803 gene encoding DPH3 homolog translates to MTTFHDEIEIEDFEYEEDENMYYYPCPCGDRFQISKEELLDGEELATCPSCSLVVRVIYDLDKLKAEDEEKHKSEKNREAVRA, encoded by the exons ATGACGACATTTCACGATGAAATAGAAATTGAAGACTTCGAATACGAGGAAGATGAAAACATGTACTACTATCCCTGTCCCTGTGGTGATCGATTTCAAATAAGCAAG GAGGAGTTGTTGGATGGAGAAGAACTAGCAACATGTCCAAGCTGCTCACTGGTGGTCAGAGTGATATATGATTtg GACAAACTGAAGGCAGAAGatgaagaaaaacataaatcagAGAAGAATAGGGAAGCTGTGAGAGCCTAA